The DNA window TTATTTCGCAGCTATATTGATCACTGCTAACAAAATGTAAACACTACGTAGAGAATCTTTCGTCCAATTTGGAATCTAACGGGTTGTTCGCCTTTGATTTTGTCACCGCGTTTGTCTTTGACGGGTTCAAACGTCAGTGACCGGTTCGACAGATTTTCTTCAATAGCGGTATCCAAAGCGAAACGGGGAATGATTGAGGTAGGATAGACATCAACATAGGCAATATAGGTTGGCGCGTCAAGTTTTATCAACGTTTCCGTTTTGGGGCTGCCTATCACTTGACGTTGATATTGTCGGCTGCGGCCGAGTCCTTTTTGGATAGTTCCTTCTGTTTTGAAAACACCTACCGTTTCCAAATCGCCATCTACCATCTCTGGATTTTCCTTGCAGGTGAGGTGCGAAGTCGAAATTTCCACTATAGGTGGCTCTTGAAGCATGGCGCATCCGACTACACCGAACAGTAGAAGTAATGGCATGCTTAGTATCCATCTATTCATTGTTTTGCTCCTTTCTGGTTATAGCGTCTCACGGACATAAAATTTGACTTCGCGAATTGATGCCCCTATGAGTGGAATTTCAACACTTGCGTTTGCACCACGGACAGAATTTTGTCTATCTTCAATGCCGTCTGCGCTCATGCGTAGATAAAGTACTTCTCGTTCGATGCGGAAACGTACCGGACTGAGTCCTTCTATGTCCTTGTGTTGCTTGTCGGACACGCGTTCAAAGGCGACATCAAAGCGTGGTGGATCGTCGAGTGTTGTCATCATCGCGAAATTCGGGATCCGCCGCGATGCTGGATATACCTCTACATAGGCGACATAGGTGGGCGCATTGAGTTTGATAATTGCTTCTGTGCGACGTTGCCCTTCGACTTGCGTTATATAACGCCGTTGTGCATAGGCGAGTCGTCGACCCTCTCCCTCATGGAGATGGTACGCCTTGCGAACGAACCCCTTTACTGCAAATGTGCTTTCCGTCTCCAGATTACCGTCTACAAATTCCGGATTCGTCTCACAGGTAAGATCTGACGCTATCATCTCGTTAATGGGCTGGTTCAGGGCAGCACACCCCGTAATGCCGATGAGCAAAACAAACAGACCGTAGATTCGCATTTTTTATCTCCTGTTGGCTATTGGCAGCCGGTTGTTGGAACGGTAATCGACGGGCAATAATGCACTTCGCATGAATCAGAATCAACGGTATGAAGGTTCTCCGTGTGGCATTCCGAATCAACGGTATTCATGCCTTAAGGAAACCTGAACCGGGAGCGAGTACACCGCAGAATTGCCCTACTACAAATGAGCGGGTTCGTAGTAGTGCGATTTATCGCACGTTTGAAAATTACCGAATTAATAAATGAATCTTCATTCAGCCTACGCCCTAATATGCACAACCTAACAGATTATGTTACAGAGATAGTAACTTGCGTTAGGTTAGAGATTGGGGGCTGCGACGTTGAAACGTTCAGCGGCTTCGACGAGGCGGTTCCATGTGGGTTCCTCGATTGGTATCCCTTCGCGCAGACGTTTCTCACGACTCCGTTCTTCAAATTCTCCGGGTACATAAATTTCATCAATACCGGGCAATCGCGCAGATGACTTCACCCACTCTACGAGATACGCGATTTCTTGTTCGTAATCTGCAAGGTCGATGAAGTCCTCAATTTTGATTGCGAACATGACGATGCCACTTGCCCCACGTGTTGGGTTTTCACGGCTACATCCTGCCCATGAGAGTCCACCGGCGATGGCATCTATCATCACACCGAGTCCAAACCCTTTGTGTCCGAACTGAAAGCCGCCGAGCGGCATAACGGCTGTGTCCTGTGGACGTTCACGAAACGCGTTTGGGTCGGTGAGCGGTTTACCTTCGGCATCTATCATCCATCCTTCCGGTATGGATTCACCGCGTGCGGTCTGGACGAGCAATTTGCCACCTGCGACGACGCTGAGTGTCATATCGAGGAGGAGCGGTTCACCACCTTGACGTGGTACGGAGATTGCGATCGGGTTGGGTGGCAGTCTCCGAGAAGTCCCACCGTGCGGGTGCATGAAGCGTCCGCCACCGTTGAGTAAGACGATGCCAATCATCCCGGCACGGGCGGCAATTGGAGGATATTCCCCCATCCGTCCTGCGTGTCCACATTGGTGTAGACCGACCGCGCCGATGGTGCAGGTTTGTGCTTTTTCGACAGCCATTTCCATGGCTTTGCGTGCGGCGACCATACCGAGTGCGCGGTTAGCGTTGATGACAGTTGCTGCGCCGCTTTCTCTGACGATTTCCATTTTATCTGCGGCGGGACCATCTGCCATACCGCCGATGTAGTTGGGTGCGTTGATGACACCGTGTGAGTCGTGTCCGGCGAGGTTAGAATCGACGACGTGGTCGCTGACGATACGCGCATCTTCCTCTGTGCCGCCAGCACCGCGATAGATATCGTATACAAATTTTCTCAGCACATCGTGGGTTACAACTGGCATAAATGCCCTCCTTGAATTTGAAACTGGTGAAACATTTGATGAAACCTGCCTATTGTTTCGTCAAGTAAAAGTTGATAGGACAAAGGTCGCGAGCATAAAGAAACACCCAAGCAAAAACACTCGCTCCTACAAGAAGAAGGGACGTGTGAATCAACGTTTTCACGCCTCATTTCAAGTGTGACAAAGCACAATATTATCCGTTATACTTCGCGGAACCCGGTATCCGTGCGGTGCCAATTCTGCCCGTGATCGGGATCTCGGAACGGTATATTTCTGCCTAAGAGTTGTTTTAGCATGTCGCTTTCGCCTGCCAATTGGGCATCGGTCAGTTGACGCGGCATATCTTCTTGCGGATAGATGATCGATCTGTTGTACATACCGAGCAGTCCGACGCGTGGTGTATCGGTTAGGTTTGGACGCGATTGATGCCAGATTGCTCCGTTTGTGAACATGATAGAGCCTTTCGGTGCAGCAGCAACAGCCACCTCAAGCCCCTCTGCCTCTCCTAATTCGGGACGACGGAGCGTTTTGTGTGAACCTGGAATACATGCCGTTGCGCCGTTTTCTACCGTGAAATCGTCTAACATCCAAACGGTTTGTCCTGTGAGTGAACCTGATGGGAACGGGGCTTGCATTGCCCAATATGGGTAGTCGATATGCCAACCGCCTGCGGGTGCGCCGGGTCCGACAATGTTCGCCGTAAACGTGGAGGCGATAACATCTTCACCGAGCATTCGTTTCCATACTGCGACGACGGTCGGGTGCTGGATGAGCCGACGGAAGATAGGTGCTTTCCCGACGATTGCCCAGACGCGTCGGATTTTACCCTCTCCGTAGCTGTGGTCGTGTCCGTTTGCGATGTCTTCTTCGACCAATTTCCAGACTGTCTCGCGCGCTTCGTCTGCCTCTTCAGGAGTAATCACATTTTTAATGATATAGAATCCATCTTCGCGTAGGTCGTGCTCGACGCGATCAAGTATTTCTGAATCTAACGCTGATCTGATTTTTAGCATATCTCTACCTCTGGACTACCGGATACGGGGTAGCTTGCGGACTACCGCAATAATCTGATCTTCCAAATCGTCGGCATCGCTGTCTGGTACCCGATTGTGTTTATCCATCCATGCGATGTTTTCTGCGACACTCTCTGTAACCGGAATTTGCGGACTGAATTCAGGTAATACTGCTGTGAGTTTCTCGTGGCTGAAGATTTGGGTATGTCCAAAGTTGCCGCGTAACCCGCTGAACCGTTCGGGTGCCATTGCGATGAGGGTCTCTTGTGAGACGTGCACGATCTCTATGTCAACGCCGAGTGCTTCTGCGGCTGCACGATGCCATTCGTCCCATGTGCGTGCTTGTGGGTGGACGATGTTGTATATTTCGCCGAACGTTTCGGATCTCCCCAATATATCTGTAAACGCAAAACCTGCGTCTTTAGATGACAGGAACTGAAAATAGTTGAGTCCATCACCTGCAGAGAGGATCGGTTTGCCTTTGCGTAATCTATCAATCCAGCTGCCGTCTCCACCGACTTGCCGATGGAGGGGTATACCGGGTCCGTGTGTATAGGAGGGTTTGAAGATGGTTACGGGAAATCCATCGCGTGCGTGTGCTTCTAAGAGTAGGTTATCCGCTTCGATTTTGCCAAGTCCATAGCCTGATGTGCCTTGTAGCGGTGCGGTCTCTGGGAGGTTGATCCCGCTGAATGGGGGTCCGTAGGTCATCACTGTTGAGCAGTGGACGAAGTGTCCGACGCGGCCTTGGCATGCGCGCAATGCGGAGGCGGCATCGTCTGCGTTGAAACTAATCATATCTATGACGGCATCCCAGTTTTCGGCACCAACTTTCGTCTCAAAATCTTCGCGATCTTTTCGGTCGCCGTGGATGACGCGGACCTCTGGGGGTGATGGATCGACGTGTTGTCCGCGGTTGAACAGGACGATTTCATGGTTTCGGTTTTGTAAAGCGGCGACGATGCCACGGCTGATGTTGCCTGTGCCGCCGATGACTAAGACCTTCATGGGTTATTCCTTTCTCTATTAATGCGATTTCTGGTGCCATTGATTTGTGATGTTCTAAGCATTGATTCCGCTCTGATTATTGCTATTCAGAATTACTGCTGTCCTGCACGACAACCTTCTTGCGTTTCCTCCGTGTGAGAGAGATGCCCCCGAAACCGCTGATGATGGCGATGTAGAATCCGAAATCATACCACCATCCGGTATTGTTTGGTTCGTAGAGACGGATGTCGGGGTTAAACAGTTGCCAAATCAAGGAAATTGGCGCGATCCATCCGTGCCAGATGCCCCAAAAGAATCCGGCGGGTTTTTCTGTAGTATGCTTCCCATCGCCGGGGACGCACCCCGCAACGGTGATGAGTGTTATCAGTAGGAGTATGCAGATCAATTTTTGGACGTTCATTTTTCTATTCCCGGTTTGTTTCAAGTTGTAGCTACTGTGTGTCAACAATTGCTCGCGTCAATGCCCAATCTAACCGTCGTCGGTACTGTCCATCACGGCGTAAGCCTTTGAATGCTGTTAGAAAAACATCGTGGGTTTTCTTACGAATTGTTGTCAAGCGAGCGTTAAGTGTATCTATGTCTACGTGCCACGGCACGCCAATTTTTGTGATGGAACGGCAGTGAACACGGATAGGATAATCTTTCAATTCTTCTGGTAGACAGAAACGGATGGAGGCGGAGACGGTATTGTCTATCGCGATGAGTCCGAGATTTCCGTTCGGGTCGTTGAATACGATACTTCGGTTGCGGGAAGGTTGTGGTAGGTGTGTCTTTAGTTCAG is part of the Candidatus Poribacteria bacterium genome and encodes:
- a CDS encoding Ldh family oxidoreductase; this translates as MPVVTHDVLRKFVYDIYRGAGGTEEDARIVSDHVVDSNLAGHDSHGVINAPNYIGGMADGPAADKMEIVRESGAATVINANRALGMVAARKAMEMAVEKAQTCTIGAVGLHQCGHAGRMGEYPPIAARAGMIGIVLLNGGGRFMHPHGGTSRRLPPNPIAISVPRQGGEPLLLDMTLSVVAGGKLLVQTARGESIPEGWMIDAEGKPLTDPNAFRERPQDTAVMPLGGFQFGHKGFGLGVMIDAIAGGLSWAGCSRENPTRGASGIVMFAIKIEDFIDLADYEQEIAYLVEWVKSSARLPGIDEIYVPGEFEERSREKRLREGIPIEEPTWNRLVEAAERFNVAAPNL
- a CDS encoding NAD-dependent epimerase/dehydratase family protein, whose amino-acid sequence is MKVLVIGGTGNISRGIVAALQNRNHEIVLFNRGQHVDPSPPEVRVIHGDRKDREDFETKVGAENWDAVIDMISFNADDAASALRACQGRVGHFVHCSTVMTYGPPFSGINLPETAPLQGTSGYGLGKIEADNLLLEAHARDGFPVTIFKPSYTHGPGIPLHRQVGGDGSWIDRLRKGKPILSAGDGLNYFQFLSSKDAGFAFTDILGRSETFGEIYNIVHPQARTWDEWHRAAAEALGVDIEIVHVSQETLIAMAPERFSGLRGNFGHTQIFSHEKLTAVLPEFSPQIPVTESVAENIAWMDKHNRVPDSDADDLEDQIIAVVRKLPRIR
- a CDS encoding phytanoyl-CoA dioxygenase family protein, encoding MLKIRSALDSEILDRVEHDLREDGFYIIKNVITPEEADEARETVWKLVEEDIANGHDHSYGEGKIRRVWAIVGKAPIFRRLIQHPTVVAVWKRMLGEDVIASTFTANIVGPGAPAGGWHIDYPYWAMQAPFPSGSLTGQTVWMLDDFTVENGATACIPGSHKTLRRPELGEAEGLEVAVAAAPKGSIMFTNGAIWHQSRPNLTDTPRVGLLGMYNRSIIYPQEDMPRQLTDAQLAGESDMLKQLLGRNIPFRDPDHGQNWHRTDTGFREV